The genomic window CCACCAAAGGCGGACCCGCGCCAGTGCCGCCCGGTGACCAGCTGGAAGGGCCGCGTCGAAATCTCGGCACCAGCCGGCGCAACACCAATGATGATGGATTGTCCCCAGCCCTTGTGTGCGCTTTCCAAGGCTACGCGCATGACATCCGTATTGCCGATGCACTCAAAGGTATAATCGCCACCACCACCGGTCAGTTCGATGAGATAAGCGGTGAGGTCACCGGTGACTTTGGCCGGATTCACGAAATGCGTCATGCCGAACTTGCGGCCCCAGGCTTCGCGATCATCGTTGAGGTCAACGCCCACGATCATCTTTGCGCCGACCATGCGCAGGCCCTGCAGGACGTTAAGCCCGATGCCACCGAGGCCAAAGACAATGGCAACGGAGCCCTCTTCTACCTTCGCGGTGTGAATGACCGCGCCAATGCCCGTGGTGACGCCACAGCCGATGTAGCAGATCTTGTCGAACGGCGCGTCCTTGCGCACCTTCGCCAGGGCAATCTCGGGAACGACTGTAAAATTGGAGAACGTCGATGTGCCCATATAATGGTGCACCGGCTTGCCATTGACCGAGAAGCGGCTGGTGCCGTCCGGCATCAACCCCTGCCCCTGCGTTGAGCGTATTTTCTGGCACAGATTTGTCTTCGGGTTCAAGCAGTATTCGCACTCGCCGCATTCCGGCGTGTACAGAGGAATGACGTGATCATCGACGCCCAGCGAGGTCACACCCGGCCCGAGTTCGCGCACGATGCCCGCGCCCTCATGGCCCAGGATAGACGGGAAAATACCCTCGGGGTCTTTGCCCGAAAGCGTGAATTCATCGGTGTGGCAGATCCCGGTGGCCATGATTTCCACCAGCACTTCGCCCTCACGCGGGCCTTCCAGGTCCACGTCCACAAGCTCAAGGGGGCGTCCGGCCTCAACGGCCAGCGCAGCACGGGTTTTCATCAAAAGGCTCCGTATTTGTTTCCCCTCTGGTTTAGGACGCACCAGCAGGAGCCGCAAGTCGTCGGCCGATTTTGTGATTACATCAGCAGGATGCCGCCGCTGGGCTGCGTCGCGCTGGCAAAGGCAAACAGGGTACCCATCACCAGAAGCAAGAGCCCGCCCAGGATGGCAAGTCCATGCGCCGCCATTTCGACCCGCGCATTGTCCAGCCGGGTCAGCGCCCAGGCCCCATCCCGCAGACCAACCGCTGCAAGCGCAATGAGCGCCACGGCGATGGCGGTGCCAGCTGACATGGCCAGAACAGCGGCAATACCGGCAAATGTCATGCCCAAGACCTGGGCAAACACCAGAACCAGGATCGCCCCGGAACACGGGCGGATACCGATCGACAGAACGATCCCGATCATTTCCCTCAGGGAGCCAGCATTCATGCTCTCTTCCGGCGTTGGAAAATGCGTATGGCCGCAGTCAGGACCGTGCTCGTGATCATGATCATGTCCGTGCTCATGGTCGTGCCCGTGACTATGTCCGTGATCATGGTGATGGGCGTGGCCGGCGGATCCAAGGTCGAACCCAAATCGTGGTGCCAGAGCCTTTGCGGATCGCCAGATGAGCCAAAGCCCGACAACCGCCACCAGTGCGAAGCTCGCAGCCTCAAGCCACTGGACGATGACGCCCGACGTGCGCAGCGCCAGACCAAAGATCACGATGATGCCGGTTACCACCACAATGGCCGTGATCCCCTGCATGAAGGACGAGGCGGCAGCCAGCAGCAGGCTTCGCTTCAGAGCCGTAGGCTGCGTCACCAGATAGGCAGACAACACCGCTTTGCCGTGCCCGGGCCCCGCCGCGTGGAAAACGCCATAGAGGAATGACAAGGCAATGAGTGTCCATGCGGCGGTGAGTGACCCTTCTTCTTTCAGGGCCCGAATGGCGCCGGCCAGACTGCGGTGCAGACGTTGCTGCTCGCTTTGAATGTATAGAATCGTTTGCGTGAGGAATGACGCATCTGTGTCAGCATTTGCGGGCGTTTCGGTAGTCTGCGCTGGAGCCGCTTCCTGGCGGTCCACACCAAGCTGAGCTGATGCCGAGGGTGTCCAGGTCAGGCTGAGGACAACGCTGAATGCCAGTGCAACGGCCAATAGTAAGCCCGTAGGCCGGACTGTTTTACTCAGCACTGCGGGCCTCTACAGGACGGCAGTCAATGGTGACATTTTCAGCGAAGGCAGCACCGAGTGTATCCGGTCCCTGATCCATCCTGTCCAAGGAAGCTGCAAGGCTGATCATCTCGAAGGTTGGCGACGGGCGGTCCACATCCATTGTGCAGGTCGCCGGGGGGTTACCTGTCATTAGCACGCCGGTGCCCTTCTCATGCAGCATCTCGATGTAATAGTCAGGATCATAAACTGAATACCTGACCGGCCAGTCCGTGGTGTCGACGGGTTCTTTGAGGTCAACCCTAAAGGTCAGTTCAAGCCGTTGGTCCGGCCGCAGCCGGGCGCTCTGGTCACGGGCATCGACATCCAGGCGGCCATCCCTGCCTTCAATCCGCATCAGATATCCAAACTGGGCAATGCTGTCGGTCATCTCGACGGCATATTTGTCCAGCTGCTCCTGGGCAGGCTTGTCGCCAGACGACAGCTCAAATCCTTCAAGCTGGAACACCGTATAGAATTCATCAAACGCCCAGACATGGGTGAAGCCGGTGAGCTTGCCGTCCTCGCCGAACACGGACGAAACGGTCATATCGATCCAGACATGCGGATGCGCGGTCGCTGTCGGCGTACCGATGGTGAGTGCGGCAAGAACAGCCCAGATGGCAAGATGTACACGTTTCACGACAAGCAATCCCATTGGCGCAGAATCCAACAAATACGTTAAAACACTATGGCCGCAAAACGGGGCAAAACCGAGGCTGACATCATGTCAGATTTGATGTGCAACTTGTTGCGGCTGTAGGCTTGGAATCGCCGTAAACTCCCTGCAAAGTACCATTAAGTCCCTGATCTGAAGGGGGCTGATTGACCCCTGAGGAAGGAAAAACATCCGTGAGCTATCCGATTGAAGACATTGAAGGTATCGGCCCTGCCTACGCAGAAGCGCTTGGCAAGGCTGGCATCAAGACAACCGAAGACCTGCTGTCCATTGGCGCTGCCAAGAATGGTCGCGGCGACATTGCCCGCGACAGTGGCCTGTCAGAAAAGCTCATCCTCAAATGGGTGAACCATGCAGATCTGATGCGCATTTCAGGCATCGGCGGCGAGTATGCTGAACTTCTCGAAGCCGCCGGCGTTGATACAGTCAAGGAACTGCAGCACCGAAATGCGGCCAATCTGGCTGAAGCTCTGCAGAAGACCAACGACGAAAAGAGCCTCACCCGGCAGGTGCCCAGCGAGTCCATGGTCACCAAATGGATCGACCAGGCCAAAGGCATGGAGCCCGGCGTCAGCCACTAACGCCTGAGTGCAAAGCAAAAGGCCGGGCTCCAATGCGGAGCCCGGCCTTTTCTGTGGACGATCTGATGGGCAGCCATCAGCTGCCGGTATCAGGCTCCGTCAGTTGGA from Candidatus Phaeomarinobacter ectocarpi includes these protein-coding regions:
- a CDS encoding nickel/cobalt transporter; translated protein: MAVALAFSVVLSLTWTPSASAQLGVDRQEAAPAQTTETPANADTDASFLTQTILYIQSEQQRLHRSLAGAIRALKEEGSLTAAWTLIALSFLYGVFHAAGPGHGKAVLSAYLVTQPTALKRSLLLAAASSFMQGITAIVVVTGIIVIFGLALRTSGVIVQWLEAASFALVAVVGLWLIWRSAKALAPRFGFDLGSAGHAHHHDHGHSHGHDHEHGHDHDHEHGPDCGHTHFPTPEESMNAGSLREMIGIVLSIGIRPCSGAILVLVFAQVLGMTFAGIAAVLAMSAGTAIAVALIALAAVGLRDGAWALTRLDNARVEMAAHGLAILGGLLLLVMGTLFAFASATQPSGGILLM
- a CDS encoding DUF1007 family protein, which produces MKRVHLAIWAVLAALTIGTPTATAHPHVWIDMTVSSVFGEDGKLTGFTHVWAFDEFYTVFQLEGFELSSGDKPAQEQLDKYAVEMTDSIAQFGYLMRIEGRDGRLDVDARDQSARLRPDQRLELTFRVDLKEPVDTTDWPVRYSVYDPDYYIEMLHEKGTGVLMTGNPPATCTMDVDRPSPTFEMISLAASLDRMDQGPDTLGAAFAENVTIDCRPVEARSAE
- a CDS encoding S-(hydroxymethyl)glutathione dehydrogenase/class III alcohol dehydrogenase produces the protein MKTRAALAVEAGRPLELVDVDLEGPREGEVLVEIMATGICHTDEFTLSGKDPEGIFPSILGHEGAGIVRELGPGVTSLGVDDHVIPLYTPECGECEYCLNPKTNLCQKIRSTQGQGLMPDGTSRFSVNGKPVHHYMGTSTFSNFTVVPEIALAKVRKDAPFDKICYIGCGVTTGIGAVIHTAKVEEGSVAIVFGLGGIGLNVLQGLRMVGAKMIVGVDLNDDREAWGRKFGMTHFVNPAKVTGDLTAYLIELTGGGGDYTFECIGNTDVMRVALESAHKGWGQSIIIGVAPAGAEISTRPFQLVTGRHWRGSAFGGARGRSDVPQIVDWYMDGKIEIDPMITHTLSLDEINKGFDLMHAGESIRSVVVY
- a CDS encoding DUF4332 domain-containing protein; this translates as MSYPIEDIEGIGPAYAEALGKAGIKTTEDLLSIGAAKNGRGDIARDSGLSEKLILKWVNHADLMRISGIGGEYAELLEAAGVDTVKELQHRNAANLAEALQKTNDEKSLTRQVPSESMVTKWIDQAKGMEPGVSH